The proteins below come from a single Prosthecobacter fusiformis genomic window:
- a CDS encoding GspE/PulE family protein, whose product MMPLIYQILTEAGCADSVPVREAVEEACYNQTSFVEAVLDCEGVRERDFLMALAHTLSLPWWEGNGEVPGEPGLRRHLPAEIALRHRLLPVAFEERPEVDGKMRGVLHLTTFDPLNLVTHQRVASSLNHAVVWHVGQRTRIVEGLQKLYGLGADTFEKILRGRADWGAEEVGDEITVLDEPEDEEASVVRFVNQIIRRGLEQRATDIHVEPQQDRLRIRYRIDGRLEELPVPENIKSLQSSVIARLKIMARLDIAEKRLPQDGRINLELDGLPIDVRVATIPSVEGESISLRLLSQQAMTIGRLGLTESMKPLVLDLLKQPNGIVLITGPTGSGKSTTLYAFLSEMNQTHRRIVTIEDPVEYKMPGMVQIAVKPEIGLTFATGLRSILRGDPNVVMVGEMRDLETTEIAIRAALTGHLVFSTLHTNDAIGGVTRLVDMGVEPFLVSSAVRAFFAQRLVRKLCPLCKAPAQVEREYLRSIGFPLTVPGQVMRAVGCEGCRGSGYQGRLSIYEVVQMTGALQHLINIRAHPAEFYKQALNDGYVPMRGYGFQKVLAGETTIEEVLSVTAMEREPDAVPVAGRGNTQLLREAA is encoded by the coding sequence ATGATGCCTCTCATTTACCAGATTCTTACGGAAGCGGGCTGCGCGGATAGCGTGCCGGTGCGTGAGGCGGTGGAGGAGGCTTGCTATAACCAGACGTCTTTTGTGGAGGCGGTACTGGATTGTGAGGGGGTGCGGGAGAGGGATTTTCTGATGGCGCTGGCGCATACTCTTTCTCTGCCCTGGTGGGAGGGGAATGGGGAGGTGCCGGGGGAGCCGGGGCTGCGGAGGCACTTGCCGGCGGAGATCGCGCTGCGGCATAGGCTGCTGCCGGTGGCGTTTGAGGAGCGGCCGGAGGTGGATGGGAAAATGCGTGGGGTGCTGCATCTGACGACTTTTGATCCCCTGAATCTGGTGACGCATCAGCGGGTGGCGTCCAGCCTGAACCATGCGGTGGTGTGGCATGTGGGGCAGCGCACGCGGATCGTGGAGGGACTGCAAAAGCTCTATGGCCTGGGGGCGGATACGTTTGAGAAGATCCTGCGCGGCCGGGCGGACTGGGGCGCGGAGGAGGTGGGGGATGAGATCACGGTTTTGGATGAGCCGGAGGATGAGGAGGCGAGTGTGGTCCGGTTTGTGAACCAGATCATCCGCCGTGGGCTGGAGCAAAGGGCGACGGATATCCATGTGGAGCCGCAGCAGGACCGGCTGCGGATTCGCTACCGCATCGACGGACGGCTGGAGGAGCTGCCGGTGCCGGAGAACATCAAGAGCCTGCAATCGAGCGTGATCGCGCGCCTGAAGATCATGGCGCGGCTGGACATTGCGGAGAAGCGGTTGCCGCAGGATGGGCGCATCAATCTGGAGCTGGATGGGCTGCCGATCGATGTGCGTGTGGCGACGATCCCGAGTGTGGAGGGGGAGAGCATTTCCCTGCGCTTGCTTTCGCAGCAGGCGATGACAATTGGGAGGCTGGGCCTAACGGAAAGCATGAAACCGCTGGTGCTGGATCTTTTGAAGCAGCCGAACGGCATTGTGCTCATCACGGGGCCGACGGGCAGCGGGAAGAGCACGACGCTGTATGCTTTCCTGAGTGAGATGAACCAGACGCACCGGCGCATTGTGACGATCGAGGATCCGGTGGAGTATAAGATGCCGGGGATGGTGCAAATCGCGGTGAAGCCGGAGATCGGTCTGACGTTTGCCACAGGGCTGAGAAGCATCCTGCGCGGTGACCCGAACGTGGTCATGGTGGGGGAAATGCGTGACCTGGAGACGACGGAGATTGCCATCCGGGCGGCGCTGACGGGGCACCTGGTGTTCAGCACGCTGCATACGAATGATGCCATCGGCGGGGTGACGCGTCTGGTGGACATGGGGGTGGAGCCTTTCCTGGTGAGCAGTGCGGTGCGGGCGTTTTTTGCGCAACGTCTGGTTAGGAAACTGTGCCCGCTGTGCAAGGCCCCGGCGCAGGTGGAGCGGGAGTATCTGCGGAGCATCGGCTTTCCGCTGACTGTGCCTGGACAGGTGATGCGCGCGGTGGGCTGCGAGGGCTGCCGGGGCAGTGGCTACCAGGGGCGGCTGAGCATCTATGAGGTGGTGCAGATGACGGGTGCGCTGCAGCATCTGATCAACATCCGTGCGCATCCGGCGGAGTTTTATAAGCAGGCGCTGAATGATGGCTATGTGCCGATGCGCGGCTATGGCTTCCAAAAGGTGCTGGCGGGGGAGACGACCATCGAGGAGGTGCTGAGCGTGACGGCGATGGAGCGCGAGCCTGATGCGGTGCCGGTGGCTGGCCGGGGGAACACTCAACTTTTAAGGGAGGCTGCGTGA
- a CDS encoding type II secretion system F family protein, with the protein MPTFSYSAHSPSGVITGEVVAGDRAEAMSLLGKQRLQPFKLVQAGGGTVREMAAAATKASAAALPSGPIKLKLGQVVLFTEELSDLLGAGIQLEPALATMERRRELSSVKTLATVLRAKVRDGMPFSKAVAATSPSFGHLFCALATAGEASGSLPAILRRQVAYLRSLAALRAKVAFALIYPAFLVVAAVAVTLLFVVYLIPKLTELLDSTGGSLPLGALIILKFSDLFKATWWMLGLGGFCVYLMVKGWLKRPESQVPWARFLLRLPLFGNILKARFYVQFLETMSNLLGSGLPMVQAMQLTHQAIENPHFRVEFEGVMRHVGEGVSLSRALDRSGLFPPLLLDMVNVGEQTGDLSAALSKAAERFDRELAQKVEKLSAMVQPLIVCLMAGMVGIMAYLMITTIFQTISGMSG; encoded by the coding sequence ATGCCGACTTTTTCTTACAGCGCGCATAGCCCGTCCGGTGTCATCACCGGGGAGGTGGTGGCTGGGGACAGGGCGGAGGCGATGAGTTTGTTAGGCAAGCAGAGGCTGCAACCTTTTAAGCTGGTGCAGGCGGGCGGGGGGACGGTGCGGGAGATGGCGGCGGCGGCGACGAAGGCGAGCGCGGCGGCTCTGCCGAGCGGGCCGATCAAGCTGAAGCTGGGCCAGGTGGTGCTGTTCACGGAGGAGCTTTCGGATCTGCTGGGCGCGGGCATCCAACTGGAGCCTGCGCTGGCGACGATGGAGCGGCGACGGGAGCTTTCGAGCGTGAAGACGCTGGCGACGGTGCTGCGCGCGAAGGTGCGGGATGGCATGCCGTTTTCCAAGGCGGTGGCGGCGACGAGCCCGAGCTTTGGCCATCTGTTTTGCGCGCTGGCGACGGCGGGTGAGGCGAGCGGTTCCCTGCCTGCGATCCTGCGGCGGCAGGTGGCGTATCTGCGGTCGCTGGCGGCGCTGCGGGCGAAGGTGGCGTTCGCGCTGATCTACCCGGCTTTCCTGGTGGTGGCGGCGGTGGCGGTGACGTTGCTTTTTGTAGTGTATCTGATACCGAAACTGACGGAGCTGCTGGATTCCACCGGTGGCTCCCTGCCGCTGGGGGCGCTGATCATTTTGAAGTTCAGTGATCTGTTCAAGGCTACGTGGTGGATGCTGGGGCTGGGTGGTTTCTGCGTGTACCTGATGGTGAAGGGATGGCTAAAAAGGCCGGAGTCCCAGGTGCCGTGGGCGCGGTTTTTGCTGAGGCTGCCGTTGTTCGGCAACATCCTGAAGGCGCGGTTTTATGTGCAGTTTTTGGAGACGATGTCTAATTTGTTAGGCAGCGGGCTGCCGATGGTGCAGGCGATGCAGCTGACGCATCAGGCCATTGAGAATCCACACTTCCGCGTGGAGTTCGAAGGGGTGATGCGGCATGTGGGGGAAGGGGTGAGCCTTTCCCGTGCGCTGGATCGCAGTGGGCTTTTCCCGCCGCTGCTGCTGGACATGGTGAATGTGGGTGAGCAGACGGGGGATCTTTCAGCTGCGCTTTCGAAGGCGGCGGAGCGGTTCGACCGGGAGCTGGCGCAGAAGGTGGAAAAGCTGAGCGCGATGGTGCAGCCGCTGATCGTCTGCCTGATGGCGGGCATGGTGGGCATCATGGCGTATCTGATGATCACGACGATCTTCCAGACGATTTCTGGGATGAGCGGGTGA
- the gspG gene encoding type II secretion system major pseudopilin GspG, with the protein MKITNDLTKRSRRQAAGFTLVEMVLVLGIVALLVGAGIVSLVGVLDSGKKTRVKADLNTITAAMRSYETDNMFLPSTEQGVMALVQKPSSRPAPANYTPKLKKMLLDPWGNPYHYKRPGAKDKGGFDVYSAGPDGLADTADDIGNWDL; encoded by the coding sequence ATGAAGATAACTAATGATCTAACAAAAAGGAGCCGTCGTCAGGCGGCGGGGTTTACGCTGGTGGAGATGGTGCTGGTGCTGGGCATTGTGGCGCTGCTGGTGGGCGCGGGCATTGTGTCGCTAGTGGGCGTGCTGGATTCCGGCAAGAAGACCCGGGTGAAGGCGGACCTGAACACGATCACGGCGGCGATGCGCAGCTATGAGACGGACAATATGTTTCTGCCCAGCACGGAGCAGGGGGTGATGGCGCTGGTGCAAAAACCCAGCTCCCGGCCTGCGCCGGCGAACTACACGCCGAAGCTGAAAAAGATGCTGCTGGATCCGTGGGGCAACCCGTATCATTATAAGCGCCCAGGGGCGAAGGATAAGGGGGGCTTCGATGTGTATTCGGCCGGACCAGATGGACTGGCGGATACGGCGGATGATATTGGTAACTGGGATCTGTGA
- a CDS encoding prepilin-type N-terminal cleavage/methylation domain-containing protein — MNPRARRVCAVGFTLIEVCVAMAIGVLILGVATMSMAGVQGEARLKKMAAQVESLARVSLLKAVMDQRLVRVDLNGGLPADGRVQVRRVGEKSFRNPQRGEVWEFSPTGVCEPVEVRVSNEAGEIELGFDPLTGCAVRKEVRVSL, encoded by the coding sequence ATGAATCCTCGTGCGCGGCGCGTCTGTGCGGTGGGCTTTACGCTCATCGAGGTATGCGTGGCGATGGCCATCGGCGTGCTGATTTTGGGGGTGGCGACGATGAGCATGGCGGGCGTGCAGGGGGAGGCGCGGCTGAAGAAGATGGCGGCGCAGGTGGAGTCCCTGGCTCGGGTTTCCCTGCTGAAGGCGGTGATGGATCAGCGTCTGGTGCGGGTGGATCTGAATGGGGGTCTGCCAGCGGATGGGCGTGTGCAGGTGCGGCGGGTGGGGGAGAAATCTTTCCGCAATCCGCAGCGCGGGGAGGTGTGGGAATTCAGCCCGACGGGGGTGTGCGAGCCGGTGGAGGTGCGCGTGAGCAATGAGGCGGGGGAGATCGAGCTGGGCTTTGATCCGCTGACGGGCTGCGCGGTGAGAAAGGAGGTGCGTGTCTCCTTATGA
- a CDS encoding PulJ/GspJ family protein produces MRTNLSRPSLFRSLRPSRGGSGMPVADLFEGGEKVGGEKVGRDASEGMVADRSVRAPLGDADRSVRAPLGDAEKVVRPKVLGGWADEGDSKYRGHSCPRPSVIAPSKSGDVSERGLGAGTLADGGGLGRTDGGQECPPYLRGADEDVARGLRMLENGSPRGREELHAGSPQSRDRRVRSMDGGLTRRRVMMPGVGNCRRPMENVRRGTAGRAPENERRGAGALGRGGFALLEVILALALFSIVAVGMTRALDQIAQTSKQSRQEAQVLRVLESVLAEVSHQPELKETSVNFPKSADGVDASARIVKVKLLTKDKTELDHMFKIQAEAWLETGFKRALKRRMETYVYSPHSP; encoded by the coding sequence ATGAGAACGAATTTATCCAGACCGAGTTTGTTTCGCAGTCTGCGCCCTTCGCGCGGCGGCTCCGGGATGCCGGTGGCGGATCTCTTTGAGGGTGGGGAGAAAGTGGGTGGGGAGAAAGTGGGACGCGATGCGTCCGAGGGGATGGTTGCGGACAGGAGTGTCCGCGCTCCACTCGGGGATGCGGACAGGAGTGTGCGTGCTCCACTTGGGGATGCGGAAAAGGTGGTTAGGCCGAAGGTTCTGGGGGGATGGGCGGATGAGGGGGATTCCAAGTACCGTGGGCACTCCTGCCCGCGACCGAGCGTTATTGCGCCATCGAAAAGCGGGGACGTTAGCGAACGAGGCCTTGGGGCGGGGACGCTGGCGGACGGGGGTGGCTTGGGGCGGACGGATGGCGGGCAGGAGTGCCCACCGTACTTAAGAGGGGCGGATGAGGATGTGGCCAGGGGGCTGCGAATGCTTGAGAACGGTTCCCCGCGAGGACGCGAGGAACTGCACGCGGGATCACCGCAGTCGCGGGACAGGCGCGTGCGCTCCATGGACGGAGGCCTAACTAGAAGGAGGGTGATGATGCCGGGGGTGGGGAATTGCAGGAGGCCGATGGAGAATGTGCGGCGCGGCACGGCGGGGCGTGCGCCGGAGAATGAACGGCGGGGCGCTGGGGCGCTGGGCCGGGGCGGGTTTGCGCTGCTGGAGGTGATTTTGGCGCTGGCGCTGTTTTCCATCGTGGCGGTGGGGATGACGCGGGCGCTGGACCAGATCGCGCAGACATCAAAGCAATCCCGCCAGGAGGCGCAGGTGCTGCGGGTGCTGGAATCGGTGCTGGCGGAGGTGTCTCACCAGCCGGAGCTGAAGGAGACATCGGTGAATTTCCCGAAGAGCGCGGACGGGGTGGATGCGAGCGCGCGGATCGTGAAGGTGAAGCTGCTGACGAAGGATAAGACGGAGCTGGACCACATGTTTAAAATCCAGGCGGAGGCATGGCTGGAGACGGGTTTTAAAAGGGCGCTGAAGAGGCGCATGGAGACTTATGTTTATTCACCGCACAGCCCGTAG
- a CDS encoding prepilin-type N-terminal cleavage/methylation domain-containing protein produces the protein MFIHRTARSDCARRGGFTLLEVIAALALISLVIGGVYGVADGAMKLSASMNRARTGELRVSNFIHQWRDWLEAVPPTVSLNAGLERVKRGAAGNLLVEGGPPPFAWCPAVRRADAVEFALVRGKEPKALTLMVRHLKRLEKPTALDEFEDLAELPLLTGLREFKTQFYDPAEKRWYGSWDAKKRARPPLFMRVQFSFLTDPREHEATFWVADDLVGPSG, from the coding sequence ATGTTTATTCACCGCACAGCCCGTAGCGACTGCGCACGGAGGGGGGGCTTTACCCTGCTGGAGGTCATCGCTGCGCTGGCGCTGATCTCGCTGGTCATTGGCGGGGTGTATGGGGTGGCGGACGGGGCGATGAAGCTGAGCGCGTCCATGAACCGGGCGCGGACGGGGGAGCTGCGCGTGAGCAATTTCATCCATCAATGGCGGGACTGGCTGGAGGCGGTGCCGCCGACGGTGAGCCTGAATGCGGGCCTGGAGCGGGTGAAGCGTGGTGCGGCGGGAAATCTGCTGGTGGAAGGCGGGCCGCCGCCCTTTGCCTGGTGCCCGGCGGTGCGGCGGGCGGATGCGGTGGAATTTGCCCTGGTGCGCGGGAAGGAGCCGAAGGCGCTGACGCTGATGGTGCGGCACCTGAAGCGGCTGGAGAAACCGACGGCGCTGGATGAATTTGAGGACCTGGCAGAGCTGCCGCTGCTGACGGGGCTGCGGGAATTCAAGACGCAGTTTTATGATCCGGCGGAGAAGCGCTGGTATGGGAGCTGGGATGCGAAGAAGCGGGCGCGACCGCCGCTGTTCATGCGCGTGCAGTTTTCTTTTTTGACGGACCCGCGCGAGCATGAGGCGACCTTTTGGGTGGCGGATGATCTGGTGGGGCCTTCGGGGTGA